The genomic window GTCGATCGTGCAGCTCACGCCATCGTCGGTGCCCGGAGCGGTGCCCGCCTGGCAGTCCAGCGTCGCGCTGCAGGTCTCGGCGCCGTTGCAGAAGGCGCCGTCGTCGCAGAGGGCGGCGCTCGGCGTGTTCACGCAGGCGCCCGCGGAGCAGGTGTCGACGGTGCAGGAGACCCCGTCGTCGCAGTCACCGTCGACGGTGCAGGTGCAGCCGCCGCAGAGCCCGCCACCGCAGGTGCCGCTGCAGGCCCCGATGGTGCACGCGATGCCGTCGTCGTTCGCGCTCTGACAGCCGAGCGCGGGGTCGCAGGTGTCCGCCGTGCAGGCGTTGCCGTCGCTGCAGGCGCCGTCGTCCGGGGTGCTGGCGCAGGCGTCGGCGCCCGGATCGCAGGCATCGACCGTGCAGGGCACCCCGTCGTCACAGACCGGCGGCAGGCCCGGCACGCAGTCGGAGACCGCATTGCAGGTCTCCGCACCGTTGCAGAAGGTCCCGTCGTCGCAGGCCGTGTCGTCCGGGGTGTGGACGAAGGTGTCCGTGGCCTCGTCGCAGGTGTCGACCGTGCAGCCGACTCCGTCGTCCGCGCTCGGGGCCGCGCCCGCCTGGCAGTCGAGGGCCGGATCGCAGGTCTCGGCGCCGTTGCAGAAGGCGCCGTCGTCGCAGGCCGCGTCGTCCGGGGCGTGGACGACGACGTCCCCCACCTCGTCGCAGGCGTCGACCGTGCAGCCGACCCCGTCGTCCAACGCCGGGGCCGTTCCGTCCCGGCAGCCGAAGATGGCGTCACAGACCTCCGCCCCGTTGCAGAAGGCGCCATCGGAGCAGTTCGGATCGTGCGGCGTGCTCCGGCAGAAGCCGTCCAGGCAGGCGTCCACCGTGCAGGCGACCCCGTCGTCGCAGGTGGGCGGCATCCCCGGCAGGCAGCCGAGGACGGGGTTGCAGGTCTCGACGCCGGTGCAGAAGTCGCCGTCGTCGCAGGCCGCCTGGATCGGCAGGTTGAGGCAGACGCCGCCGCTGCACGCGTCGCTCGTGCAGGCCACGCCGTCGTCGCAGTCGGCGTTGGTCGTGCAGGTGCAGCCCCCGCAGAGCCCCCCACCACACGTGCCCGAGCACGCCCCCACGGTGCAGGTGGCGCCGTCGTCGTCCGCGTGCTGGCAGCCGAGGGTGGCGTCGCAGGTGTCGGTGGTGCAGGCGTTGCCATCGGAGCAGGCCGCGTCGTCCGGCGTGGAGGTGCAGGCATCGGAGGCCAGGTCGCAGGCGTCGGTGGTGCAGTCCAGGCCGTCGTCGCAGGTGGGCGCGGTGCCGGGCTGGCAGCCGGAGAGGCCCCCGCAGGTCTCGGTGCCCGAGCAGAAGCGGCCGTCGTCACAGAGGGCGTCGCCTCCCTCGTCGATCCCGCCCACGCAGTCGTCGTCGATGCCGTTGCAGATCTCGGTGGCGCCGGGGTGCACGTCCGGGTTGCCGTCGTCGCAGTCGGTCCCGCCGCAGGCCGCGTCGGTGTGCTGATCGCCGTCCAGGTCCGGGCAGCCCCCGCCGTCCGGATCGCCGCCGTCGGGGTCCCCGCCGTCCGTCACCGAGCCGTCGGGATCCCCGCCATCCGTCGAGCCGTCCGGCGCGCCCCCGTCGTCGCCGCCGTCGCTCACCGAGGCGTCCGGCCCGGCGTCCGCGCCCGACCCCTTCCCGTCACAGCTGCAGGCCGGGAGCAGGACCCAGCCGAGCGCGAGGACGATCAGGAGGGGTGACCACCGGGAGCTGGTGCCAGGGAGCAGATCGACGGAGCGCGGCATCTCGACCTCGGGCAGGGGGAGCGAAGGATCTCCATCATGGTGACGACTTCCGCGCCTGTCCGCCAGTGCCGCCCCGGCTCCCCCCCGATCGGCGAGCCTGCTCCAACTCGACCTTTCCGATAGGCTCCATCAGAAACCGTGACCCTCGCGGTCGAGCCCGCGTTCGATGCATCCCCTCTCCACCGCCCCCGTGAGCGCCTCTTGCCCGAGCGGCGGGCGAGGCAGATCGCCTTCGGCTCGGCCCGGTGGCTCTTCCTTCTCTGGGCCCTCTCCCTGCTCGCCCTCGTCCTCTACTTGCTCTACTGAAGAGGGCCAGATGAGCGAGATCGTCGGAGTCTGCTCCCTCCACCCGGAGGTGCCCGCCGCCGCGGCGTGCTCGCGCTGTGGCACC from Deltaproteobacteria bacterium includes these protein-coding regions:
- a CDS encoding putative metal-binding motif-containing protein, encoding MPRSVDLLPGTSSRWSPLLIVLALGWVLLPACSCDGKGSGADAGPDASVSDGGDDGGAPDGSTDGGDPDGSVTDGGDPDGGDPDGGGCPDLDGDQHTDAACGGTDCDDGNPDVHPGATEICNGIDDDCVGGIDEGGDALCDDGRFCSGTETCGGLSGCQPGTAPTCDDGLDCTTDACDLASDACTSTPDDAACSDGNACTTDTCDATLGCQHADDDGATCTVGACSGTCGGGLCGGCTCTTNADCDDGVACTSDACSGGVCLNLPIQAACDDGDFCTGVETCNPVLGCLPGMPPTCDDGVACTVDACLDGFCRSTPHDPNCSDGAFCNGAEVCDAIFGCRDGTAPALDDGVGCTVDACDEVGDVVVHAPDDAACDDGAFCNGAETCDPALDCQAGAAPSADDGVGCTVDTCDEATDTFVHTPDDTACDDGTFCNGAETCNAVSDCVPGLPPVCDDGVPCTVDACDPGADACASTPDDGACSDGNACTADTCDPALGCQSANDDGIACTIGACSGTCGGGLCGGCTCTVDGDCDDGVSCTVDTCSAGACVNTPSAALCDDGAFCNGAETCSATLDCQAGTAPGTDDGVSCTID